Below is a window of Lytechinus variegatus isolate NC3 chromosome 4, Lvar_3.0, whole genome shotgun sequence DNA.
aaaccaagaaaAGTTATCGGAGCTGACTTGTTGGatgacaaatgttgatgaaacactcatGTGGAATACATACTTGTGTATTTGCTGCAGGTGTTTGCTGCTTCAACTCTGCCAAAGGCTCTACAGCAATCCCTATATGGGCTGAAGTGGAAGGGAGCAGTGCATTGGCCTGTTGTGCTTGTGTAAAAAAGCTATTTGGTGTTGATTGCACTAAGGATAAGAAGAGTACAAGGTTACTTGGTGGTTATAAAAACAGCACCCCACAGCAATTATCATGCTATAACAGTTTACCATCAGTATGAAAAAAGGTCTGATAAACATGGAGATTTGCAAGTGAATTGTAGCTGCTAAtacccatttttttatttttcatttatctaactttgattaattaatttatttattcatttatttatttttattttatttttattttatttatttatttattttttttttttggggggggggtgaaaaacAATTTATCAGGAATAACTAACCATATTTATAATTTAAATTCTATTACTTCAGATATGTAATGCCCCTTTCTGGTCAAAATAAGATTAAATGCATTTGGCAGAAATCTCTTTCATTCAGTACAATTGCAATCgttcaaaaatttgattttgatagtTTTCAAAGAGAAAAGATCTGAATGGCTTTAAAGAGAAACAGTGCTCTGTATTTGTTTATCTTCAAATTTACACACAATGCCTACATGTTCAGGAAACTTGCTTTATAgtgcattttcatttcaatacaaCTAATCAGTACAGTACTGATTAAAAAGCAAAGCGAGAATCTTGAATACTCACTATTTTTTAGTCCTGATATCTTGAAGATAACACTGGGTTTCTCATTAGAGATGTAACCCAGGTTGTGCCACGTCATTCCAGTGGGGCTGGGCTGGCCGAAGTGGACCGCCGCTCCTGTACCTTCCGGGAAAGCTGCAGCCCCGGTGAGGAAGACAATGACATGATTGATGGAGGCAGCGTTGTCAATGTTGAAGATGAAGTGGGTGGGATCAACTTGCTGTGGCTCACCTTGCACCtagatgaaagatgaaaaattataacaaatattgatttcaatcagtagtctcagatattaaaaaaaaacttactatCTTGAGAAAATACATTGTACTGTaaacaaggctccacattaactttttttggtggtggcccgttcgggccaccaaaacctttaaataattttttttggtggcccagtTAAAATATACGtgtaaatttgtaatttatttaCCTCCATGCAGTTGGGTACCCTTCTCAACGTCCAAATGTGATTTTGGggcaatgaaataaattattcatagtTTCACTTTTTTAAATGCTCTAGTCTTCATTATTTAACTCCATGTATTTTGCCTCCGCTACTAATCTATTATACATAATTCCCAAGTCATAATAATTGCagttttatcaaatttgctttgtGATAATTAATAAAGGCTTTGTCTTGTCTGCTGTTTTAGAACTGCTGGTAGTATCAGTATGAAGAGATTCTAATGTTAGTTATGAACTTGAATTAAAACCTTTCAaggcgacccgttccaaggacccccgttttcacaaacatgtTAGTCCCGAACCCCgttccaagccccccccccccccccgttttttgtcttgcCCACGACACATACCTACCACTTTTTGGGTCGAGTATATCTTCTTATCATTTGGCAACCAGCCATAAAAATTCacattgttttctttgaaagaaatataggcctatatataccgtaccatatatatcatatttaggccaagtaaaaaaagaaagtagttgatcgtccggattttttgagagcggtgatgagggaggtccttactatttgctatcttactatttttttaaaaaacaaggaggcattttctcggccctttttttgacatcagtgatgagggaggtccttactatttactattttttttgctatttttgattaaaatcgttgtcaggccatgtcaagctcgaaATATGTGATCGATGCATgctcaatatttttaataaatgagtagaaatgtatatatatgcatgataattgattggaaatctatggaaaatgtattatgtgaTAAAAATCTATTTAACTTTTATACTGATGTATACCGGTACtgtattgtaaaacaaaacgttcatgtcaagtgaatgaTTTAAACATTCTTGTAAAGGTAAAAAATGCATGGGGGGTAGGGTCATTTTATTACCATGGAGCCATGTTTagttttccagagccaatctcttttttttttttagctctgggcatggtttcgcatcgcagttttccagctgcttgtatattcatttacatgttgtttaatactgttcaatttttattcatttttaattgatatcaaatgttAAATGATGATTGAGTTAATTGTTCACACAGGcctaatgtttattattttcatgtttgtaactGTGTTAGAtactaatttttacaattttccatcaaattgaatagctcaaggaagaataaagtttatcaaatttgaacagaattggcACTTCTTGGAATCCcatg
It encodes the following:
- the LOC121414045 gene encoding protein Hikeshi-like; this encodes MFACLVAGRLVQGEPQQVDPTHFIFNIDNAASINHVIVFLTGAAAFPEGTGAAVHFGQPSPTGMTWHNLGYISNEKPSVIFKISGLKNMQSTPNSFFTQAQQANALLPSTSAHIGIAVEPLAELKQQTPAANTQASNVESFVQFTQKMLENFYNYASSFAITQDQMTPQPGVQYLPADVLTKWYENFQRRLTQDPNFWKK